Below is a genomic region from Deltaproteobacteria bacterium.
TTGGGGCGAGGACTGCCAGCATAACTGTACCCTAAAGGCAAAGCAGCCCAACGCTGAGCGAAGATAAGAAGTTGCAGGAGATGGAGCAACAGATCAAAAATGCTTAATTTCACTATGTGGAGCCGATTGCAGGCAATGGAGTTTGCATAAATTCCACAACCTACCAGGGAGTCAGTCGTGCAGTTGTCAGCTCTGAGTGTTGCAGCATGGATTTTTTTGCCCGTCTTCATATTTGTCTCGGCGTCCGCGGTGCAGGCTGCGCCGCCACCAGACATCTTCCATGTCTCACCCACAGGCGTGAACGACGCTTCGAGAGCTGGCTCCGAGTCAGAACCCTGGCGTACCATCAATTACGCACTCTCGAGGGCCGAGGTTGGCAGCGGCGATGTCATTGTGGTGAATAGCGCCGGAATCGATGGCAACGGCGATTACGTGGAGGTAGTAACGGTGGATAAGAGTGTCAAGATTCGCGCCAATTCCTCGGACCCATCACAACCGGTGGTCAGACCATCTAACGCATCATTCAGTGTGTTCATTGTAACTGCTGACGGAGTTGAAATAAGTGGTCTTCGTATTTACGGCAGTGAAGCTAGAGCAGCCATCCGTTTGAACAACGTGAGCGGTTGCCTGATCGAAGGAAATTCCCTGGGCGGACCGGATGAGAGCAAAAGGAACTATTTTGGTGTTTGGGTTGACCACAGCTCACAAAATGTGGTCAGAAACAATACTTGCCAATACAACAAGATTGGCATCGACCTCTATTACAGTTCGGCAAACATTATTTACAACAATAGCTTGCAAATGAACTCAGAAAGCAACATCAACTTCCTATACTCCCATGCCAACCTCATACTCGGCAACACACTCCTCGATAGCAGCGGTGGAGGCAGCGGTCTTCACCTCGAGGTGGGCTGGCAGCAAAATATCATCTCTGGGAATTCTGTTGAAGGCAATGGAACAGGCGTCGAGTTGGGAAGCTCCACATCGACCAGGCTAGGCGGCATCATCACTGCCAACCGCTTCCTCGATAACACGGTCGGGCTTTATTTACCAGCGAATGCCCTGAACCACTTCTTCTTTCTCAATCATTTCGAAAATGATACCAATGTTGACTCTGCCGCAAGTGAGTATCCTCTCAGTGCCTGGGGCCCTCTTTTTTACCAGTTTTCCGGTCGATATTTTAGGGTGCCGCTGGGCAACTATTATTCAGATTATGCAGGCAGCGACAGCAACGGTGACGGTATTGGCGAAACATCTTACGGTGGAGCAGGCTATCTGGACCATTATCCCCTTGTAGAGCAAATAGTGTCATACAAGCTTTTCGGGTGGAACCTGGGGCCAACAGGTTTGTCCACTACACTTAACGATGAAGACATCGGAGGTCCTGGAAAAGTGTTGACTCTGGCCGCACACGCCAAGGCGATTTTTTCAACCGCCAAGCCCTTCGGCGAATTTTCAGCTGTATTTCCAGGAAGCAGCAGTGGAACCCAGCCAGCCATCTGGAACGGCTGGCTCACCTTCGCTTCGCCCCCGGCGGCGGACCATTCCGTGTCGATTACTTTTGGGTCAAGTAAGGGGTATCCCAGCAGCTTTGAGCCCAGCAGTGCCTCAGCTGATATCTCAGGAGATGGGACCAACTACATCTTTTTTTTCACAGCCACGCCAGGGGCATTCAGGGTACAACGGGGCAGGCACCTGGCAGTGTGCCTCGAAAACATGGCTGACACCGATCTGCAAATAATGGTGGGTGGTGCAGCCTGCATGTTCTATGCACCGGCAGGCAGTCATCCTTACAGCCCTTTGTCACCGCTGCTCCTTTTGCTTGGTGGTTGATTGGCAAAATGAAAGTGCACCCCTATCACTGCCCGAATGCTGCTGCCTAACCTGGAGGCTGAGGTAGTGGCCAGCATTACAATTGCGCCACGGCGTAATTGCTTGCCGAAATAGATAGCAACACAGGACAACGAAGGCTAAAGCTGCGGCTGCCAACTGGTTGCCGTATCTTCAATCGCCTGTCATGCCTGGTTGCCGATACTGGTTATCAGGTGCACTTTCATTTTGCCATCAACCGATACGACCTAAACTAGCTGAGTTTAATCAAGACCCAGCAGAAGCTCCATAATCATAGGCGAATTGCCATAAACAAGCAAAAATTTTTGGTCGACTTTATGGATGACTCGCAGCATTCGCTCAATTAATGTAACTCTAAGTCCGTAAATACGTGGCGGCAATCGCTTGAAGTTGAACTGAAACATCTTCTCAAATGTCTGCTTAGCAGGTACATTTATATCTTTTTCTTGTCCAATAGATAGGGCAAAATCATACTCGTACTTAACAAATTCAACCCTAAGCGCTAGCTTCTCAACCGAATAGGGAGCGAGATTTTTGACTTTCACCTTCAACTTTATGGTTTCGCCCGAGCGCACTACGGGAATTGTAGCGTTGTTTGGATTTGGTTGGAACTCGACAGTTAGCTCAACACAGGGAGTGGCGAAATAGAGGTTGTCAACTTCACCTACCTGGTACAAAAAATTCTCATCTTCGTTCTCGTCATCAGGATCTTCTTCAATGCCGTCGATAACAATACTCCAAACACAGTCGCCTGGTTCGTCTGCATCGCCGATATAGCCGATAAATTCATTATTCTTCTTGTTCCTGTATTCAAGGTCCCCTGCAGGAATGATGAAACGGGTAAGCGCATAGGTGTTCCAGTTGCGCTCGAGCGCCACTCTTTTCTGACATTTTTCGAAGTCAATCACATATTGAGATTGGCCATCCGGAATATTTCCTGCCCGCACCCCCATCAGTCGATGATTGGCGGGAGAGGTGACGAAGTCGTAGGGCAAAATGACCACTGGTGTGTCCTCCGGGGCATTTTCAACAGGCAGAGGCCAGCGAAATTTTGTGGTGTGCAAGGTAACGCCGAGACCGGCGAGTTCAGTATAGAGGCCCGGTTCATAGCTTTCGAAATCGACAAACATATCGAGCGAGTATTTGCGATAATCCTCGAACCGGTCTCGAGCATCTTCTCCGGTAACAAGTTCTCCAGCATAAGCCTTCCCACAACAAACGAATATAAGTGCAGCAAGAATGATTAAATTTGAATGCACTTTTTTATTCATTATGACCCCCTGTCTCGGCCTGTCCTGCAGATATTGAATTGACAGGAACTCGTTCTCACACGGAAGCAATATGGATTGACAAAAACAAGCTTTTGTTGTTTGAGGTAAAACTTATATTAAAATTGATTGGAATTCAGTTTGGATGGCTGGTATTATACGACAGAAAACCGTTCCATGTCAAATTTCATGGGCAACATTTGACAACGGTTCAGTGTTCTTTAAATCTCAACAGTGTGAATTGGCAGGGACAAAATAACTACATCAAAT
It encodes:
- a CDS encoding right-handed parallel beta-helix repeat-containing protein, whose translation is MPVFIFVSASAVQAAPPPDIFHVSPTGVNDASRAGSESEPWRTINYALSRAEVGSGDVIVVNSAGIDGNGDYVEVVTVDKSVKIRANSSDPSQPVVRPSNASFSVFIVTADGVEISGLRIYGSEARAAIRLNNVSGCLIEGNSLGGPDESKRNYFGVWVDHSSQNVVRNNTCQYNKIGIDLYYSSANIIYNNSLQMNSESNINFLYSHANLILGNTLLDSSGGGSGLHLEVGWQQNIISGNSVEGNGTGVELGSSTSTRLGGIITANRFLDNTVGLYLPANALNHFFFLNHFENDTNVDSAASEYPLSAWGPLFYQFSGRYFRVPLGNYYSDYAGSDSNGDGIGETSYGGAGYLDHYPLVEQIVSYKLFGWNLGPTGLSTTLNDEDIGGPGKVLTLAAHAKAIFSTAKPFGEFSAVFPGSSSGTQPAIWNGWLTFASPPAADHSVSITFGSSKGYPSSFEPSSASADISGDGTNYIFFFTATPGAFRVQRGRHLAVCLENMADTDLQIMVGGAACMFYAPAGSHPYSPLSPLLLLLGG